Sequence from the Desulfatirhabdium butyrativorans DSM 18734 genome:
CATATTTCATCGTGGCCGGTGAGCGGCGCTTCGAGGCGGCCAAAAGGGCGGGGCTTACGGAAATACCCGCCATCCTGGTGGATGGCAACACTGGTGAGATCGCCCTGGTGGAGAATCTGCTGCGGCAGGACCTGACGTCCGTGGAGGAAGCCGAGGCGCTGGATCGCCTCATGAAGGA
This genomic interval carries:
- a CDS encoding ParB/RepB/Spo0J family partition protein, with amino-acid sequence MFRVAPAPEGSAPETPPTYFIVAGERRFEAAKRAGLTEIPAILVDGNTGEIALVENLLRQDLTSVEEAEALDRLMK